The Dethiosulfovibrio peptidovorans DSM 11002 genome has a window encoding:
- the citF gene encoding citrate lyase subunit alpha, with translation MRDKMIGSLKEALKAMGLADGMTLSFHHHLRNGDAVLNGALDAASSLGISGLTVAASSIFPVHAPLVEHIRRGTVSRLEVNYMSGPVADFVSQGGMAEPVIFRTHGGRPRAIESGELPIDIAVVAAPSADGRGNLTGTKGPSACGSLGYAMADARCAKRVLAVTDNPMDRVAPASIDQSLVDAVVTVDSIGDPAGIVSGTTRMPRDPVALVMARCAAIAIKASGLLVEGVSFQTGAGGASLAAASYLGDMMKDLGIVGSFGMGGITSHMVRFLREGLVQRLYDVQCFDLEAVKSIAEDERHVEVSASLYASPGTKGPLVDDLDVVILGATEIDLDFNVNVHTDSSGRIIGGSGGHSDTAAGANLAVVVAPLVRSRLPIVVDRVTTVSTPGDTVDLLVTERGMAVNPARPELREALDRAGLPVMSIRELREVALSITGVPRSSRSKGRTVGIVEYRDGSLIDRISEVS, from the coding sequence TTGAGAGATAAGATGATCGGGAGCCTGAAAGAGGCCCTTAAGGCCATGGGATTGGCCGACGGAATGACACTGTCCTTCCATCATCACCTCAGAAACGGCGATGCGGTGCTGAACGGGGCGTTGGATGCGGCTTCCTCGCTTGGAATATCGGGGTTGACCGTCGCGGCCAGCTCTATCTTTCCGGTGCATGCGCCGTTGGTGGAACATATCCGCAGGGGGACAGTGTCCCGTCTCGAGGTCAACTACATGAGCGGTCCCGTGGCCGATTTCGTCTCTCAAGGGGGCATGGCGGAGCCAGTGATCTTCAGAACCCATGGAGGAAGACCCAGGGCGATAGAATCGGGCGAGCTGCCAATAGATATAGCCGTTGTGGCTGCTCCTTCCGCCGATGGAAGAGGAAACCTCACCGGGACGAAGGGGCCTTCCGCCTGCGGCTCTCTCGGTTACGCCATGGCCGATGCTCGCTGTGCCAAGAGGGTCTTGGCCGTAACGGACAATCCTATGGACCGTGTGGCTCCGGCGTCGATAGATCAGAGCCTCGTAGATGCGGTTGTGACGGTGGACTCCATCGGCGATCCCGCCGGGATAGTCTCTGGTACCACCAGGATGCCCAGAGATCCAGTCGCGTTGGTGATGGCCCGATGTGCCGCCATAGCGATAAAGGCGTCGGGGCTGTTGGTCGAAGGCGTTTCCTTTCAGACCGGAGCTGGCGGAGCTTCCTTGGCTGCCGCCTCATATCTGGGGGATATGATGAAGGACCTCGGAATCGTCGGGAGCTTCGGAATGGGAGGCATAACCTCTCACATGGTGAGGTTTCTTCGGGAAGGTCTGGTCCAACGGCTTTACGACGTCCAGTGCTTCGACCTGGAGGCAGTAAAGTCGATAGCCGAGGACGAGAGACACGTGGAGGTTTCCGCCTCTCTATACGCCAGCCCCGGAACCAAGGGACCTCTGGTGGACGATCTGGACGTGGTGATACTGGGGGCGACCGAGATAGACCTGGATTTCAACGTAAACGTCCATACCGACTCTTCCGGACGGATAATTGGAGGGTCCGGAGGTCACAGCGATACAGCCGCCGGAGCGAATTTGGCGGTGGTCGTGGCCCCTTTGGTGAGGTCCAGATTGCCGATAGTAGTCGACAGAGTGACCACTGTGAGCACTCCTGGTGATACGGTAGATCTTCTGGTAACGGAGAGAGGCATGGCGGTGAACCCAGCTCGGCCGGAACTGAGGGAAGCTCTCGACCGAGCTGGGCTTCCGGTCATGTCGATCCGAGAGCTCAGGGAGGTCGCCCTCTCCATAACCGGAGTTCCCCGGTCCTCTAGGTCTAAGGGGCGAACGGTGGGAATAGTGGAGTATCGTGACGGTAGTTTAATCGACCGGATATCGGAGGTATCCTGA
- a CDS encoding HpcH/HpaI aldolase/citrate lyase family protein, producing MRRRRSLLFVPGNNPGMVANAGVFGADGIIFDLEDAVAQDQKDGARILVRNALAALPMKGCERIVRINSMDRPIWLEDLEAVVAGGADSIMLPKAQSRAEMEELDRTLSDAEKKVGRENGTLDVIALVETPTGIENSGDIATACRVSGMLLGAEDLTAALGVSRTVEGEEISYARGRMVMAAKAAGIDAIDTPFTDTDDMEGLVKDVLFARSIGFDGKALISPRHVEAVNRAFTPTDEEMEWARAVVRALEEGERAGKGAVSVGGKMVDAPVAARARKTLAMRGEA from the coding sequence ATGAGAAGAAGACGGAGTCTACTGTTCGTGCCTGGCAACAATCCGGGAATGGTAGCCAACGCCGGGGTCTTCGGGGCCGACGGAATCATCTTTGATCTTGAGGACGCCGTCGCCCAGGACCAGAAGGATGGTGCTAGGATACTCGTCAGAAACGCTCTTGCGGCTCTTCCCATGAAGGGGTGCGAGAGGATCGTCAGGATAAACTCCATGGACCGTCCCATATGGTTGGAGGATCTGGAGGCGGTGGTAGCCGGAGGAGCGGACTCGATCATGCTTCCCAAGGCCCAGAGTCGAGCCGAGATGGAGGAGCTTGATCGAACCCTCTCCGACGCGGAGAAAAAGGTCGGCAGAGAGAATGGGACCCTGGACGTGATTGCGTTGGTCGAGACTCCTACAGGGATTGAGAACTCGGGAGACATAGCGACGGCTTGTAGGGTGTCAGGGATGTTGCTGGGTGCGGAGGATCTCACCGCGGCCCTAGGCGTTTCCAGAACCGTTGAAGGAGAGGAGATCTCCTACGCCAGGGGACGTATGGTTATGGCTGCCAAGGCTGCGGGGATCGACGCCATCGACACACCCTTCACCGATACCGACGATATGGAGGGGTTGGTGAAGGACGTTCTTTTCGCCCGGTCCATCGGATTCGACGGCAAGGCTTTGATATCTCCCAGGCACGTGGAGGCGGTAAACCGGGCCTTCACCCCCACAGACGAGGAAATGGAGTGGGCCAGGGCGGTCGTTCGTGCTCTCGAGGAAGGAGAGAGGGCAGGAAAGGGAGCCGTATCGGTAGGAGGTAAGATGGTGGACGCCCCGGTGGCGGCAAGGGCCAGAAAGACCTTGGCCATGAGAGGGGAGGCGTAG
- the citD gene encoding citrate lyase acyl carrier protein, protein MKILKMAVAGSMESNDAMVTVEPSNKLSVEVESVVEAQFGEAIERSIMEVLKDLSVDSCTLSVKDRGALDCTLRARVETALLRGSEGVR, encoded by the coding sequence TTCAATGGAATCCAACGATGCAATGGTGACGGTAGAGCCCTCGAACAAGCTCTCCGTCGAGGTAGAGAGCGTGGTGGAGGCTCAGTTCGGGGAAGCTATAGAAAGATCGATCATGGAGGTTTTGAAAGATCTCTCAGTGGATAGCTGTACCCTATCCGTCAAGGACAGAGGAGCTCTAGACTGTACATTAAGGGCCAGGGTGGAGACCGCGCTGTTGCGGGGATCCGAGGGTGTCAGATGA